One genomic region from Anthonomus grandis grandis chromosome 1, icAntGran1.3, whole genome shotgun sequence encodes:
- the LOC126744471 gene encoding uncharacterized protein LOC126744471 isoform X2 has protein sequence MRRHQSYPRPESTYKPDNKSENPVKLKKKTSSPERDMHKIRDKQANVKIWQSNHQYLRENTGLKQKNFSPDITGSQHSLDEQIFTEVSLKPDQMPKQRSKSTVSDRQPWGQLLHRTTGGEHESVFGKCDPLRTLHFLARELQTLIQTRMPEETNLQEITKAMHAALKRIPPEVASTVQLQQQTLDLLPKLKCLSSRESMEVLNCERSGDNEKGAQTLKKSRSKEFSEFQKLIEGNNMKLDAACKQLESILCGQLRDEKSALEVALQNERASVKSLQHRIQEMENTNAILRQQLSQKDEEIVQLKTKVAFVDSKLQERTAHTTDVQATLAELKKSKWTTEQDNLKLEHQLRLCAIEKEKYLAILAVRDKQIYEIRNEMTQLQQSVNEQLVEMHNYAIASVPSNRISITVPTANAGTISSIYGSDELFPNKSDQSLPDLDESEDEGPQRT, from the exons ATGAGACGGCATCAATCGTATCCCAGGCCAGAATCTACTTATAAACCCGATAATAAGTCAGAAAATCCCGTCAAATTGAAAAAGAAGACGTCGAGTCCTGAAAGGGATATGCACAAAATAAGGGATAAACAGGCAAACGTTAAAATATGGCAATCGAACCATCAATATTTAAGGGAAAATACTGGACTAAAGCAAAAAAACTTTTCCCCAG ATATAACAGGCTCACAACACTCACTAGACGAGCAAATATTTACGGAAGTTTCTTTGAAACCCGACCAGATGCCCAAACAAAGATCCAAATCGACAGTAAGCGACAGACAACCCTGGGGGCAACTCTTACACAGGACCACCGGGGGCGAACATGAATCAGTGTTTGGCAAATGTGACCCCTTAAGGACGCTACACTTTTTAGCTCGGGAGTTACAAACCCTTATACAAACCCGAATGCCAG AGGAGACAAACTTACAAGAAATCACTAAAGCTATGCACGCTGCTTTAAAAAGGATACCACCAGAAGTTGCTTCAACAGTTCAATTGCAACAGCAAACTTTAGATCTTTTACCCAAGCTGAAATGTTTATCCAGTAGAGAATCTATGGAAGTATTAAATTGT GAGAGGTCGGGAGACAACGAGAAAGGCGCCCAGACATTGAAGAAAAGCCGTAGCAAAGAATTTTCagaattccaaaaattaatcGAGGGTAACAACATGAAACTGGATGCGGCCTGCAAGCAGCTGGAAAGTATTTTGTGCGGTCAATTAAGAGATGAAAAATCCGCGTTAGAAGTCGCGTTACAAAACGAGAGGGCGAGCGTGAAATCATTACAGCATCGCATCCAAGAAATGGAAAATACGAAc GCAATATTAAGGCAACAACTCTCCCAAAAAGACGAAGAAATCGTCCAACTGAAAACCAAAGTGGCATTCGTCGACTCGAAACTGCAAGAACGTACCGCACACACCACGGACGTGCAGGCGACGTTGGCCGaactaaaaaaatccaaatggACAACGGAACAGGACAATTTGAAGTTGGAACACCAATTGCGACTGTGCGCCATTGAAAAGGAGAAATATTTGGCGATATTGGCGGTGCGGGACAAACAGATTTACGAGATCAGGAACGAAATGACCCAATTGCAGCAGTCGGTCAATGAGCAACTTGTCGAGATGCATAATTACGCCATAGCATCGGTCCCATCAA atCGGATATCGATAACTGTACCAACGGCGAATGCTGGTACAATTTCATCAATCTACGGCAGTGACGAACTGTTTCCTAATAAATCCGATCAGTCGCTTCCGGATTTGGACGAATCAGAGGACGAGGGACCGCAGAGGACTTAA
- the LOC126744471 gene encoding uncharacterized protein LOC126744471 isoform X1 — MRRHQSYPRPESTYKPDNKSENPVKLKKKTSSPERDMHKIRDKQANVKIWQSNHQYLRENTGLKQKNFSPDITGSQHSLDEQIFTEVSLKPDQMPKQRSKSTVSDRQPWGQLLHRTTGGEHESVFGKCDPLRTLHFLARELQTLIQTRMPDYCSEETNLQEITKAMHAALKRIPPEVASTVQLQQQTLDLLPKLKCLSSRESMEVLNCERSGDNEKGAQTLKKSRSKEFSEFQKLIEGNNMKLDAACKQLESILCGQLRDEKSALEVALQNERASVKSLQHRIQEMENTNAILRQQLSQKDEEIVQLKTKVAFVDSKLQERTAHTTDVQATLAELKKSKWTTEQDNLKLEHQLRLCAIEKEKYLAILAVRDKQIYEIRNEMTQLQQSVNEQLVEMHNYAIASVPSNRISITVPTANAGTISSIYGSDELFPNKSDQSLPDLDESEDEGPQRT, encoded by the exons ATGAGACGGCATCAATCGTATCCCAGGCCAGAATCTACTTATAAACCCGATAATAAGTCAGAAAATCCCGTCAAATTGAAAAAGAAGACGTCGAGTCCTGAAAGGGATATGCACAAAATAAGGGATAAACAGGCAAACGTTAAAATATGGCAATCGAACCATCAATATTTAAGGGAAAATACTGGACTAAAGCAAAAAAACTTTTCCCCAG ATATAACAGGCTCACAACACTCACTAGACGAGCAAATATTTACGGAAGTTTCTTTGAAACCCGACCAGATGCCCAAACAAAGATCCAAATCGACAGTAAGCGACAGACAACCCTGGGGGCAACTCTTACACAGGACCACCGGGGGCGAACATGAATCAGTGTTTGGCAAATGTGACCCCTTAAGGACGCTACACTTTTTAGCTCGGGAGTTACAAACCCTTATACAAACCCGAATGCCAG ATTATTGTTCAGAGGAGACAAACTTACAAGAAATCACTAAAGCTATGCACGCTGCTTTAAAAAGGATACCACCAGAAGTTGCTTCAACAGTTCAATTGCAACAGCAAACTTTAGATCTTTTACCCAAGCTGAAATGTTTATCCAGTAGAGAATCTATGGAAGTATTAAATTGT GAGAGGTCGGGAGACAACGAGAAAGGCGCCCAGACATTGAAGAAAAGCCGTAGCAAAGAATTTTCagaattccaaaaattaatcGAGGGTAACAACATGAAACTGGATGCGGCCTGCAAGCAGCTGGAAAGTATTTTGTGCGGTCAATTAAGAGATGAAAAATCCGCGTTAGAAGTCGCGTTACAAAACGAGAGGGCGAGCGTGAAATCATTACAGCATCGCATCCAAGAAATGGAAAATACGAAc GCAATATTAAGGCAACAACTCTCCCAAAAAGACGAAGAAATCGTCCAACTGAAAACCAAAGTGGCATTCGTCGACTCGAAACTGCAAGAACGTACCGCACACACCACGGACGTGCAGGCGACGTTGGCCGaactaaaaaaatccaaatggACAACGGAACAGGACAATTTGAAGTTGGAACACCAATTGCGACTGTGCGCCATTGAAAAGGAGAAATATTTGGCGATATTGGCGGTGCGGGACAAACAGATTTACGAGATCAGGAACGAAATGACCCAATTGCAGCAGTCGGTCAATGAGCAACTTGTCGAGATGCATAATTACGCCATAGCATCGGTCCCATCAA atCGGATATCGATAACTGTACCAACGGCGAATGCTGGTACAATTTCATCAATCTACGGCAGTGACGAACTGTTTCCTAATAAATCCGATCAGTCGCTTCCGGATTTGGACGAATCAGAGGACGAGGGACCGCAGAGGACTTAA